The nucleotide sequence TGTTGCCGTTTGCATCAACCAAGAGCATATCCAGGTCGGACTGGACGTTGCCACCGTATGGGTCAGACCATTGCAACCAATCATACACGTACGCGCCTGGTGGAACAAGCAACGGCTGGAAAGGCTGCTGAACGTTAAACTTGTGCATGGTATAATCACCTAAGCCCGGAACCGACACTTTGGGGCCTGGAAAGAATGCGTGTTCGTAGGAATAGTCACTACTATTACCCGCGGACGAAAAATAGTGGATTCCTGCATCGCGAACCTGATTGACAGCCTGCGCTACGATGCCGTTCTGAAAATAAGGCTCGTCGAGATAATATACGTCATCGACAATAATGTCGCATCCCGCGTTTTTCAGGCGAATGATGTTCTGAGCAAATTCAGCCTCACCGTTGAAGGCGCTGGCAAACGCTAACGTAGCCGCCGGAGCTGCATCATGAATTAACTCCATCATAGCACGCCCTTCGTCTATACCATCAGTACCGAAGTACTCTTCAATGATTTCAACCGGGGTTGTATACCCGTTTGGGTTACCGGGGCCCGGCAGTTCGTCGTTCGCTACACCGGCAGCCGCGCCACCCAGGTTATTGTAGCTGTCTGAGAGCACGCCAATCTTGAGGCCTCTCCCGGTAAAACCCCGTAATTGCCGCACTAAATTTGACCGTAGCGCCGTATCGCACTGGCCAATGACCGGCATAGCAGCCGCTGCCAGCAGAGTAGGTTGGGATGCTACTAGACTGCGTAAACCAGTTAGTTGTCCGGCCGCCTTTAGCTGGCTAAGTGGCACATACGCCGAAACGGCCGTGTTGTATACGCCCGTCACATCAGCACCTAAGCTGCGTAGCTGATCCGCCACAAGATCAGCGTTTCCTTCGGCCGTAGCGGTCACTAACACTTTATTATCGCGAATTCGCAGAAGGCTTTTGCCATCTTTCTTGAATCGATCCGGCGACGCACCATCCGCTAACTGTTGTAGAATGCGATCCAGCTTAAGAGACCTGCTAACCGGTAATGTGCTGTTGTTTCCCAGACGCAAGTTTGTGATTGAGGGAGGCTGGATAGCCATATCTATCCTACGCTGAGCCTGGACGGGAAGGACACCGCCCATAATTGACGTTACCGCTAGTACGGCTAGTGTTAGCTTGCTAAGCGTGTTTTTAAAAAAGGAAAGTTTTAACATATTAATTGGATTAGTTGAAGGTTGAACTACTTAGTATAAAAGCTATTAGAAAGTTAACAAAAGATAATTTTTTGTATAGATGAGCATTGATTAAGAAGCAAAAAATGATTTAGTGGGATAATGGCTGGGTTGGTTAGTCTCCGCATACAACTAAACCTGCCAGAAGTTCCGGCTCCACTCTCTTCGGAAAGGCCAGTGGCGGGATTGAAGCGCTATAGGTAAGTATGCATGCGCTTCCTTAATCGCCTGCTGATAATAGGCATCGTCGTCGGTCAGAACGAGCCCGTCATAGTGCGCATCCGTTTTAATGGTCAGATCAGCAAAAGGTAATTCTGGCATCCAATCAGGATACTGGGCCGCTAACCGATCTTTCAACAAAAGTCCAATGCCTGATTTATTAGTTAGCCTGGGTCTGGGCCGAAAACGTTCCTGGGCGACGTCGAGGGCATAATTCAGGTAAGATTTGAGCAGTTTAGGCCCTTTATTGGCCATATCGCCAACGGTCAATTGGTCGGGCCATAAACTCGTGACGACGTAAACCCGCTCCCGGGCCCGCGTGACCGCTACGTTCAGTCGGTTTTCGCCCCCACGGGCGTTCAGGCTTCCAAACTGCATCGTCAATCGACCGCGCTCATCTGGGGCGTAACCCACCGAAAAAATAATTACGTCGCGTTCATCGCCCTGTACGTTTTCAATGTTTTTGACAAAAAGCTCTTCCCTTATCTGATGGGTTGGGCCTACTTCAGGGGCGGTCTGCATCACGGCTGCCGATTCCAGCATTTCCTGAATCAATTGCTGCTGTGGATAATTGAAAGTGACAACGCCAAACGAACGACCGGGCAGTTCAGTCGCCAACTGATCGAGTAACCTGACAACGGTTTCAGCCTCGGTGGGGTTAGTATTGTGCTGCCAGGTGCCTTTAACATTTACATAACGAATGGCTGGCTCATGGCGATTGATATCATCAAAGTAGGGCAGGAGTTGAAGACGATTCTGATAAAAATGCTCGTTCGAGAACGTAATCAGATCGAGCGACCGGCTTCGATAATGCTCGGTCAATGAAACTTGTGGGAGCTGCTGGGCGGCCAGTTCGAGCAAGGACTCTACTTCAAGCGCAGCCGGAACCGGTTCTTCATCGCTTTCCGGTTCCTCCAGTTGTACTCGGTAAAGATCGCTGGGCCGCAGTTGCTGGTTATCGCCGGTCACCACGATTTGTCGTCCCCGAATGATAGCTGGAACGCCATTTTCCGCGAAGCACTGAGAGGCCTCGTCAAAAATAACCAAATCAAACAGGTCTTCACGTAGAGGAAACATTGCCGAAACCGACTCGGGCGATGCCAGCCAGCATGGAATTAACTTGAATACCTCATCGGCATACAATTCCATCAGCTTACGAACGGGCCAGATGTTCCTTTTCTTGGTTGTTTGATGCAGCAAATCGCGGTACGTAACGACGTTATTCAGGCGGTTAAGCGTCAGATTCCGATATGTTTGTTCCCGAAGTTTAACCAGTAGAATATCGCGGCTGAGCACTTGCTTATGTTGAAGGCTCTCCTGCAGCGTTTGCTCTATTTGCTGCATTTTCAAGGTAGAAACATTACGTAGTTCCGGGTAATGATGTTCAATATGACTTAACCAGGCTAAACGAAGCGTATTCTGAAAGGTAGCCGCCCAGATCGCGGGAGACGTATCGGCCAGTCGTTCAATTACTGTCTTTTCAACCGAAGAAAATTCTTCGCTAAGCCGGTCGGCTTCGACGAGCAGGTCAAAATCACGGCGGAGGGCTTGTCGAAGCGTTGTTACGTAAGATTCATTCTGCCAAATTTGGTCTAACTGCTCATCAAGCAGATACGTGCGAACCAGAACCCGTTGCGTTTCCGTCTCTTCGACGGTAGAAAGCAGACCAGAAACAGTTTCTGTAAAACTTGTCGAGGTCTGCCAGGCAGAAACTGGTAACTGCTGAAGAACGGGCAATCGGTTAAGCTGCTTTACAAAATGCACCGCTTGGCGAAGGTACTGGAGACTAGCAGGAATTGGCTGCAACGTAAGCCCAGCCAATAGCGATTGAATCGATGAAAGGATTGTTTCGAGCTCAATTCGGTTGGCTACGCGAATTGCCAGCGTTTGAATGTCGCTTTTGCTAAGCGTTAACCCATTAGCCGAGGCCATCTGCTGTAATTCAGTCTTATCGGGGCTGGTTAACAGCCACCAGTTCCAACGGAACCACGATGAGCGGGCTATTTGTGCATCGGTCAGTACGGCTTGAAATTCGGGAAGACGATCCGGGGAAGATGTAACCGCCGGACCGGGTTCGGCTAAAGCCTGCTGCCATCTCTGAAGTAATGAGTCAAACTGAGTCTCCTCAATCTGAAACGCAGGATGAGCAGGATTATGACGTAACTCATTGATAACAGGCCAAAATGTCACTGTTCCAGAAACCTCCAGTACGGTTAGTAACGTCGATAAATCCTGGATATGAGCCTGCCAGTTGGCTAGCTCGGTTACAGATAATGATTTACCGATCAGGATATGAGCTTGCCGGGCAAGTGTTTGCGTGGCCGCCTGCCATTGCGCAATGGCCTGATCCACTTTTATTACATCTAGGCTCGCCAGTCGGGCAAAGCTAACCCGGTCAGCCCAGGGATACGTAGAGCTGAGCCGTTCCCTGTAGGCCGCATAATTGTTTAACCGCCGGACAAAGTTATCCACATTGTTAATAGGGAATTGTGGATAAATATCATCTAGTGCGATTGTCGGGCTATTAGGTGTGCTAGTGAGGTAAAGTTCTTTAACCGATACACCACACAGACTCAGGTCAAATAACGCTTTTTTGAAAGCCTGTAGATTCGAAATGGCTTCATCAATCCGTTGGCTTTCAAGGTCAAAGTCCCGTTCGAGCAAAACAGCGTTTAGACCGTTGCTTTGCTGTCGGTAGTGCTCAATCTGTTCGACCTGACCGGCAATTTGTTGATACAATGCCCGACGGTCGTCCTGGACATCGTGGATGACCGCCATAAACGGGGCCATACCTACCTGCCGTAACCGTGCCTGAACCACGTCGAGCGCTGCCCGTTTCTGACAAACAAGCAAAACCCGTTTGCCACCCGCGGCTGCGTCGGCCATCAGGTTAGCAATAAGCTGCGACTTTCCCGTACCGGGTGGCCCCTGTACAACCAATGACATCCCTGACTTGACGGCTCGCAGAACCCTTTCCTGCGACGCATCCATGGGCAATGGCGTGTGGATAAACCGTTCCGGGATAGGTGAAGATTCGGTCGGCAGATTAGCGTCCGGTAACAAACTATTCTCCAGCCCTTCAGTTTGCCTATCCTGCGCCTGCTGAATTAAAACGTCGTAATCGGGTACCAGAAAGGAACCCGCCTGAGGGAATATGCCCAATACGGCCTCCGGAAATAATTTCAATTCACCGGTACGCTCAAGCTGAGACAGACTTTTAGCCGTTTGTTTGTCGAAAAACTGGAGTCTATCCGTGAATAAGTTCTGGTTGAAATTGATTTCAAGCAGGCTGGTTTTCAGCCATTCGTACAATTGGGTGCGAAAACTGAGTGGGTCGCGGTCGAAGTCGTCTATGGGTTTCTCTACAAGTTCATCCGGGAGTTTTACCTGATTGAACTGACCATAGGCCAAGACCAAAGTTGGGTTCAGAAAAGCCAGTTCCTCGCTTCGACGTGTCAGTTTCCAGAATTTGCCCTGCTGCTCAATCTGAACTGGAAAGAATAACAATGGCCCGTGAACGACTGTACTGTCGAGAAATTTTCCCCGTACGAACGGCCAGCCTACATATAAGTCTTCGGTTCCTCGCTCGTCGGTAATGAAGCGGGCCGTGCGGGCAATGCGCCGGAGCTTGCGACTAACCTCGTTGCTGCGTTCCTGCCGGGTGTCAATTACTTCACAAAGGGCAATAGAGGCCCGTCGGCTAATCAAATCCGCAATTACAGAAAACGAAGGTTTGTTGAGCAGGAAATCTGTTTCGTGCAGGTCCAGAAACTGCCCGGCGGGTAGGCTTGTCAACAACAGCGATCGGTTGCGGCTGCTGAGGTTAGTGAGACGACGGCGAAAGGTTTTGAGGACTGAAGGCTGAACCGGAAATTTCACAGGACGACGATCTACAGGATTTAGGCACGTAAAAAAGCAAAATCCTGCGAATCATCTATACTTTGCCGACATCCTCTTTCTGTCGTTCGGGATCAGGGCTTTTTTCCGGAATCAGCCACGAAGCGAGAATGCTGACGGACAGAATCATAACGATGACGTATAAGGAGTACACGGGTTTAAATCCGACGCCTTCCAGCCAGTGTTCGGCCAGCATTTTGGCTCCGATGAAGGTGAGCAGTGCAGCCAGCCCAATCTTCAGGAAACGGAACTGACTCATGATACTCGACAGGAAAAAGAACATGGACCGCAGACCCATAATGGCAAATACGTTCGAAAAGAACACAATGTAAGGGTCTTTAGTAATCGAAAAGATAGCCGGAATGGAGTCTACCGCGAACAGAATATCCGTAAAGGCTACCACAATCACGATGATGAACAGGGGCGTTACAAAGAGCTTGTGGTCAGATTTCCGCCGGACAAAGAAATTGTCGGTTACGTTACGATGGTACACATTCAGGTATTTGCTGGCGAACCGAACAACCGGGTGGCGGCTTGGCTCAATCTTTTCGTCGTCTTCCTTCTGAGCAAAGAGCTGGATGCCCGTATAAATGAGAAAGGCACCAAATAAGTACATGACCCACTCAAATCGCTGAATCAGGGCGGAGCCGACAAAGATGAAAACGAATCGGAGGACAATAGCACCCAGAATTCCCCAGACCAGAATTTTTTTGTAAAACCGTTCGCGAACGCCGAAGGAGCTGAAAATCAGAATAAAGACAAAAATATTGTCGGCGGATAACGAATACTCGACCAGATAGCCTGTAATATATTCCAGGGCCATGTTGTTCTGAAACAGCGTTAAGCTTGCCGCAAAATTACCGGGAATAAGCTCGACATGGTCGGCGTAACGTTCGCGAACCTCCTGAAGCCTGGCCATGTCCGATATGCCGTGGACGAGGTAGCCGAAATTTTTCAGGAAAAAATAAAAGGCAACAGATAACGCCACCCAGATGGCACTCCAGATAGCCGCTTCTTTAAACTCGACGACGTGACTTTTCCGTTTTGAAAAAGCGCCGAGGTCTAATGCCATGATAAACAGGACGAAAGCCGCAAACGCTAGAAAAAATATAGTTTCGTTGGATAGCATACGCAGTAAATCAGTAAGTCTTGATGCGCCCGTTTTAGAGAGCGTTCGGGGGCATTCTGCAAATCTACATTCAATCGTCCGAAGCAGTCGGTATCCTTCTGCAAATAATTGGCATAATGCTACCAACCCGTTAGTTTTGGCTTATGTTTAATGGCAAAAAAGTTATTGTAGTTATGCCGGCTTACCGGGCCGCCTTAACACTGGAGCGTACCTACCGTGAAATTCCGTTTGATTTGGTTGATGATGTTATATTAGTAGACGACGCTAGTCCCGACAATACCGTTGAAGTGGCTCAACAGCTGGGTATTCAGCATGTTATCCGGCACGACCGTAACAAAGGCTATGGTGGTAATCAGAAAACCTGCTACCATAAGGCGCTCGAATTGGGGGGAGACATTGTTGTAATGCTGCACCCGGATTACCAGTACACGCCTATGTTGCTGCCCGCTATGATTTCGATAATTGGCAATGGCCTGTATCCCGTCGTTTTTGCGTCGCGAATTCTAGGTAAAGGCGCTCTGAAAGGTGGCATGCCACTTTACAAATACGTTGCCAACCGGTTTTTAACGTTTGCCCAGAACCTAATGATGAATCAGAAATTATCGGAGTACCATACTGGCTACCGGGCATTTTCGGGCGAGGTACTGCGCAATCTGGACTTTACCCACAACTCTGATGATTTCATATTCGACAACGAGATGATCGCCCAGATTTTCTATAAGGGCTATGAAATTGCGGAGGTAACCTGCCCCACCAAATACTTTGAGGAAGCATCTTCCATCAATTTCCGCCGAAGTTCTATTTACGGTCTTGGCGTTCTGCGAACCTCACTGTTTTACATGCTCACAAAACTCGGCCTGATGCGCTGGAAGATTCTGACGTAACGTACTGTTCGACTAGTTCAGGCTCCGCTACCAGCGCTTCCAGCACCATTGATTCCAGCGTTAGGCCCGGTCCAAAAGCGCAGCTCAGAATGTTTGGTCGGTTAACGTCCAGTTCCGTTTCGCCCGAAGCCAGTTCTTTCCAGATTTCCTTCAGCACAAACAGAACCGTCGCCGACGACATATTACCGTACTGTCGCAGAATTTCATAGGCATGTCGGTCGTCTTCGGCTGTGATACCTAATTGCTCTTCAATAACTTCCAGAATACGCCGACCTCCCGGGTGCAGGGCGTACTGGCCAATGTCATCTAAGGTCAGGTTGCATTGGTTGAGCAGGCGCTCCATTAATTGGCCGATGCCCCGTTGAATGTGATTCGGCACTTCGGCCGTGAGCGTCATTTCGAAGCCGAAATCACTAACGTGCCAGGCCATCGCCGATTTTCCATCCGGCAGCAGATCACAATAGAACGAGCGCAGCCGGAACGACTGTTCGGGTCGGGGCCGGCCCTCAACCAGCACGGCTGCCGAGCCGTCGGCAAACAGCGCGTTCGACAGCAGGTAGTCTGTTTCAGTTTTTTTTTGAAAATGAATTGTACACAGCTCTACACATACGACCAGCACTTTGGCATCCGGCTCTGAGCGAACAATTGCATTGGCTGCTTTAAGACCGTTAAAAGCACCGTAACAACCCATGAAGTTAATGGCTAACCGCTGCGTGGTTGTTGGCAGGCCCAAAGCCTCAATGATTTCAATATCCGGTCCTGGCGCGTAAAGACCCGTACAACTGACCGTAATCAGATGCGTAATCGTCTGCGGATCAAAATCAGGATAACTTTGAAAACAGTCACGAATAGCCTGCAATGCCAGTGGAACGGCCTCCTGCCGGTAAAGCCCCATTCGTTGGCTCACCGTTGGAAAGGGCTCCAGGCCGGGGGTGTTGGCAAAAAAGGTGAATTCACCAAACGGGCGGACATAGTCAGCCATCACAGAATGGCGTTTTTCGATGCGTGTATAGCGATAAAGAGCCATAAGCCGCCGACGATCACGTTCATCGAACTGAAGTAAGTCGGCCATGAAAGTAGCTGCCCGTTCCTGGGAAGCCGAATATGCCGGTACAGCCGTGCCAATGGCATTGACGTAACCGCTGGATTGATGTTGCATTGAGTGGGTGTTTCGCCGAAACGGGCGATTGTTATGTAAAGACAAACGTTGGCTACAACCTATAACTCCAGGTTCTACCGAAAGTTATGTAATTTGACCGCGTGTTAGTCGGACTCATGACTCCTCGCACCATCTGGCTGCACCTGCGGGTGCCATTCTCATTTTTTCTGCTTCCCATCTTCTGGTTTGCCGTCAGTCAGTCGCCCAATCCTGACTGGGGACGGGCCCTTTCTGTATTACTCATTGTGCATCTGCTCTTATATCCAGCCAGTAATGCCTATAATAGTTACTTTGATAAAGATGAGGGCAGCATTGGTGGCCTGGAAACGCCACCTCCCGTCACCAAAGAACTGTACTGGACATCCTGGGCACTTGATCTTGTAGCCTTACTATTAGGGGCGTTTGTGAACTGGCCGTTTGTCGTCTATCTGCTCGTGTATGGATTTATTACTAAAGCCTACAGCCACGACCGAATTCGCCTGAAAAGATATCCAGTCTTTAGCTGGTTGCTCATTAGTGGGTTGCAGGGCGGCATAACGTATGTGATGACCTACGCATCCATTAATAATTTGCCTCTTTCCGCCGTAGCTCAGCCCCAATTGCTATTCGGAGGTTTTCTGGGCATGTTGAACCTGATGGCTTTATACCCGGTTACGCAGGTTTATCAGCATGAAGAGGATGCCCGCCGGGGTGATCAGACTATCAGTATGATGCTGGGCGTTCGGGGAACGTTCACGTGTGCTATTATCATGTTCACCTTGTCGATGGTGGCGTTTTATATCTATTTTGAAGGTAGCTACTATTTTGTTTTATACGTGCTGTTTCTATTACCCGCCATGGCACTCTTTCTACGTTGGTTCTGGCAGGTCTGTCAGGATAGTCGTCTGGCTGATTATCGTTCAACGATGCGGATGATGTGGACGGCCGGTATTTGTCAGAACAGTTTTTTTCTATTGCTGGCCGTTTTAATGCACTCGTAATCAGTTTTCAGCGATTTTTGGCGGACGAAAATTGAAATTTTTTGAGACCGGCGCTTGACAAACGCCGAAAACGCCCTAAATTTGCATCCACAATTCGCCGACAAAGGTGGGTTGACAATGCGAAAGTAGCTCAGCTGGTAGAGCGCGACCTTGCCAAGGTCGAGGTCGCGGGTTCGAACCCCGTCTTTCGCTCTACGAAGAAGGCACCGAACAGCGGTGCTTTTTTCGTAAATGCCGGGATGGTGGAATTGGTAGACACGCCGGACTTAGTTCTTTGATATTCTCGGTTTTATGCGGTAATTGAAACGATTTGTTTCGATTTTATGGCGCGTTACATATTCGATTCTTCCTTTGAAAAGAGGTTGATTGATGTTTGTGTAGAATCCAATAGCATGGCTAAAGCGGCATTAACGCTTGGCATGAATTATAAGACACTTTGTTTTCATGCGAAACGGCTTGGATGCTTCAAGGTTAATCAATCTGGTAAGGGGGTTAAAAAGTCTGCTAAACTGCCGGTTTCTATGGCAGCGATTTTTAGTGGAAGTCATCCTACTTATCAGCCTCACAAGATCAAGAAAAGATTACTTAAGGAAGGATTTAAGCATTATGCTTGTGAATTATGTGGCCTTTCGGAATGGATGTCGAAACCCATTCCTTTAGAATTGCATCATAAAAACGGAATCAAATCAGACAATTCCTTAGCAAATCTTGAGCTGTTGTGCCCTAATTGTCACGCACTCACAGATAATTACCGGGCAAAGAATATTAAAAAGTTGAGTGCGCGAATGGAAACGTTTGCAGTAGAACCGCTTAAATTCGGGGAAACCTTATCAAGTGATTGATTGGCAATCCCGAGCCAAGCCTGTCAATGAATATCGTTGACATGGAAGGTGTAGAGACTTAACAGGCGGCACCCTAACGTTAAGCCGAGGGTGAAGAGAAAGTCCAGACCACAAATCTTTGCATACGGCAAAGAGCAGCGAAAGCTGTAGTTGGTACGAAAATCCTGTGGGCCACAAGCCCGTGCGGGTTCGACTCCCGCTCCTGGTACGTAGAATGCCTAACTAGTTGACCCTGTCCTGGTTAGGCATTTTTTTTGACTAGTACAGACATTATCTAGATGCTTTGTTTCATTGCCTTGCCGGTGCTCTATGGTCTTGATTAGGTGCCGAAGTAGCTAAAGCAGTATCTAATCCAGCAGTTTGTTAAAGTAGGCGAAAGCCGTTTTTATCTGATCGTTCCGGGGGGCATAACCTTTCTGGCGTTATTGCTTATACACGGCCCATGGACCGAAACGCCAGCCTCGTTTAAGCCATTCGGTCGCATGTTTCTGCTATTCGGGATTTTCTTTGGTTATGGATGGCTGCTTCACCTCAGAAGCTATTTGCTAATGTGCATGATGGTTCGTCTCTGGCTTAATGTAGGGTTAGGCTATGGATTTGCCATTGCCTATTTGCTCGTTCTCTTCCATCCCGAGGTGTTTTCGTCTCCGGCGGTTTACTTTGTCACCGCAATGGTCATGTCGGTCGGCTGCATGTGGACATTCATTGCTGGACTGATTGAGCTGGGTATTCGCTATAATACGCCTACTACCTTCAATACAGTACTGGCTCAGGCATCGTACTGGATATATATGGTACACTTGCCGCTGACAATCTGGATACCCTATGCTTTAGTAGATTGAATAGGGCCGGTATTTGTTAAGTTTGGCGTTACACTAAGCATGACAGTGCTGCTTACGTTAGGTTCTTATCTGGTATTTGTTCGAAGTACGTTCATCGGTCGTTTTCTCAATGGCCGAACGTATCCTTCCCCGTTTCGAAATCCTGAGCCAGTGAATGTTCCTCTCGCTTAAGGCGATAAGAATGTGATTACTCCCGAAGCAAAAATTCCGCTCACAGTCAGCGGAATTTTTGCTTCGGGAGTATTAATCAGCGTCACTGTTTGTGGATTCGCCTTACCCGAACCGTTTGTGTTTGATCATCGCCTACGACCACAAAGAATGCACCTGCTGGCAGATCCGTTACGTCAACTGTTGCCGAATAACTTTTCCCCTCTCGCTGTAGCATTACCGTGCGTACCGTAAGGCCGCGCAGGTCCACAAACCGGGCCATGGGTAATTGCTGGCCTGAG is from Spirosoma taeanense and encodes:
- a CDS encoding type III polyketide synthase; the protein is MQHQSSGYVNAIGTAVPAYSASQERAATFMADLLQFDERDRRRLMALYRYTRIEKRHSVMADYVRPFGEFTFFANTPGLEPFPTVSQRMGLYRQEAVPLALQAIRDCFQSYPDFDPQTITHLITVSCTGLYAPGPDIEIIEALGLPTTTQRLAINFMGCYGAFNGLKAANAIVRSEPDAKVLVVCVELCTIHFQKKTETDYLLSNALFADGSAAVLVEGRPRPEQSFRLRSFYCDLLPDGKSAMAWHVSDFGFEMTLTAEVPNHIQRGIGQLMERLLNQCNLTLDDIGQYALHPGGRRILEVIEEQLGITAEDDRHAYEILRQYGNMSSATVLFVLKEIWKELASGETELDVNRPNILSCAFGPGLTLESMVLEALVAEPELVEQYVTSESSSASGRVL
- a CDS encoding S8 family serine peptidase; amino-acid sequence: MRLGNNSTLPVSRSLKLDRILQQLADGASPDRFKKDGKSLLRIRDNKVLVTATAEGNADLVADQLRSLGADVTGVYNTAVSAYVPLSQLKAAGQLTGLRSLVASQPTLLAAAAMPVIGQCDTALRSNLVRQLRGFTGRGLKIGVLSDSYNNLGGAAAGVANDELPGPGNPNGYTTPVEIIEEYFGTDGIDEGRAMMELIHDAAPAATLAFASAFNGEAEFAQNIIRLKNAGCDIIVDDVYYLDEPYFQNGIVAQAVNQVRDAGIHYFSSAGNSSDYSYEHAFFPGPKVSVPGLGDYTMHKFNVQQPFQPLLVPPGAYVYDWLQWSDPYGGNVQSDLDMLLVDANGNILSASLYNNIANRQPLEVVYYANETDQPQLVFLLIGLYTGPAPKLIKYISYGTELFVNSGDYPGLGASTIVGHSNAEGANSVGAARFTQTPAYGVNPPIIEPFSSLGGTPLLFDDNGNRYQSPKDTRKPDFTAPDGGNTSFFYADWSGDADALPNFFGTSAAAPNAAAAAALMLEAWKGTRPDPLTLRKVMQKTAVDMNNPYNGNGNDKGFDEATGYGLVDALAAVDAVTKLTGGARLIAENSGLRIDMGANPVIGDQLEATIRGVAGKPLTIALTTADGRSIISQTVEQADAEQKVRIPLNRQSTGVYLLRIHTLTESRTIKVIR
- a CDS encoding UbiA family prenyltransferase — translated: MTPRTIWLHLRVPFSFFLLPIFWFAVSQSPNPDWGRALSVLLIVHLLLYPASNAYNSYFDKDEGSIGGLETPPPVTKELYWTSWALDLVALLLGAFVNWPFVVYLLVYGFITKAYSHDRIRLKRYPVFSWLLISGLQGGITYVMTYASINNLPLSAVAQPQLLFGGFLGMLNLMALYPVTQVYQHEEDARRGDQTISMMLGVRGTFTCAIIMFTLSMVAFYIYFEGSYYFVLYVLFLLPAMALFLRWFWQVCQDSRLADYRSTMRMMWTAGICQNSFFLLLAVLMHS
- a CDS encoding AAA domain-containing protein, which produces MKFPVQPSVLKTFRRRLTNLSSRNRSLLLTSLPAGQFLDLHETDFLLNKPSFSVIADLISRRASIALCEVIDTRQERSNEVSRKLRRIARTARFITDERGTEDLYVGWPFVRGKFLDSTVVHGPLLFFPVQIEQQGKFWKLTRRSEELAFLNPTLVLAYGQFNQVKLPDELVEKPIDDFDRDPLSFRTQLYEWLKTSLLEINFNQNLFTDRLQFFDKQTAKSLSQLERTGELKLFPEAVLGIFPQAGSFLVPDYDVLIQQAQDRQTEGLENSLLPDANLPTESSPIPERFIHTPLPMDASQERVLRAVKSGMSLVVQGPPGTGKSQLIANLMADAAAGGKRVLLVCQKRAALDVVQARLRQVGMAPFMAVIHDVQDDRRALYQQIAGQVEQIEHYRQQSNGLNAVLLERDFDLESQRIDEAISNLQAFKKALFDLSLCGVSVKELYLTSTPNSPTIALDDIYPQFPINNVDNFVRRLNNYAAYRERLSSTYPWADRVSFARLASLDVIKVDQAIAQWQAATQTLARQAHILIGKSLSVTELANWQAHIQDLSTLLTVLEVSGTVTFWPVINELRHNPAHPAFQIEETQFDSLLQRWQQALAEPGPAVTSSPDRLPEFQAVLTDAQIARSSWFRWNWWLLTSPDKTELQQMASANGLTLSKSDIQTLAIRVANRIELETILSSIQSLLAGLTLQPIPASLQYLRQAVHFVKQLNRLPVLQQLPVSAWQTSTSFTETVSGLLSTVEETETQRVLVRTYLLDEQLDQIWQNESYVTTLRQALRRDFDLLVEADRLSEEFSSVEKTVIERLADTSPAIWAATFQNTLRLAWLSHIEHHYPELRNVSTLKMQQIEQTLQESLQHKQVLSRDILLVKLREQTYRNLTLNRLNNVVTYRDLLHQTTKKRNIWPVRKLMELYADEVFKLIPCWLASPESVSAMFPLREDLFDLVIFDEASQCFAENGVPAIIRGRQIVVTGDNQQLRPSDLYRVQLEEPESDEEPVPAALEVESLLELAAQQLPQVSLTEHYRSRSLDLITFSNEHFYQNRLQLLPYFDDINRHEPAIRYVNVKGTWQHNTNPTEAETVVRLLDQLATELPGRSFGVVTFNYPQQQLIQEMLESAAVMQTAPEVGPTHQIREELFVKNIENVQGDERDVIIFSVGYAPDERGRLTMQFGSLNARGGENRLNVAVTRARERVYVVTSLWPDQLTVGDMANKGPKLLKSYLNYALDVAQERFRPRPRLTNKSGIGLLLKDRLAAQYPDWMPELPFADLTIKTDAHYDGLVLTDDDAYYQQAIKEAHAYLPIALQSRHWPFRREWSRNFWQV
- a CDS encoding glycosyltransferase family 2 protein; the encoded protein is MFNGKKVIVVMPAYRAALTLERTYREIPFDLVDDVILVDDASPDNTVEVAQQLGIQHVIRHDRNKGYGGNQKTCYHKALELGGDIVVMLHPDYQYTPMLLPAMISIIGNGLYPVVFASRILGKGALKGGMPLYKYVANRFLTFAQNLMMNQKLSEYHTGYRAFSGEVLRNLDFTHNSDDFIFDNEMIAQIFYKGYEIAEVTCPTKYFEEASSINFRRSSIYGLGVLRTSLFYMLTKLGLMRWKILT
- a CDS encoding HNH endonuclease — translated: MARYIFDSSFEKRLIDVCVESNSMAKAALTLGMNYKTLCFHAKRLGCFKVNQSGKGVKKSAKLPVSMAAIFSGSHPTYQPHKIKKRLLKEGFKHYACELCGLSEWMSKPIPLELHHKNGIKSDNSLANLELLCPNCHALTDNYRAKNIKKLSARMETFAVEPLKFGETLSSD
- a CDS encoding TerC/Alx family metal homeostasis membrane protein, whose translation is MLSNETIFFLAFAAFVLFIMALDLGAFSKRKSHVVEFKEAAIWSAIWVALSVAFYFFLKNFGYLVHGISDMARLQEVRERYADHVELIPGNFAASLTLFQNNMALEYITGYLVEYSLSADNIFVFILIFSSFGVRERFYKKILVWGILGAIVLRFVFIFVGSALIQRFEWVMYLFGAFLIYTGIQLFAQKEDDEKIEPSRHPVVRFASKYLNVYHRNVTDNFFVRRKSDHKLFVTPLFIIVIVVAFTDILFAVDSIPAIFSITKDPYIVFFSNVFAIMGLRSMFFFLSSIMSQFRFLKIGLAALLTFIGAKMLAEHWLEGVGFKPVYSLYVIVMILSVSILASWLIPEKSPDPERQKEDVGKV